GCTTGACGAAGACCCGGGCGCGAATCTCTTCGCCGTTGGTCATGCCGCCCTCCAATCCGCCGGCCCGGTTCGTCTTGCGGTGGAAGACGCGCCGGCGCTTGTTGTAATGGATCTCGTCGTGCACCTCGGATCCGCGGGCGCGCGCGCTGCGGAAGCCGGAACCGATCTCGACCCCCTTCACCGACGGGATCGACATCAGCACCTGCGCGATCCGGCCCGAGAGGCGCGCGTCCCACTGCCGGAAGGCTCCCAGCCCGGGAGGCACGCCGCGCGCCACCACCTGGAAGCTGCCGCCGACCGAGTCGCCGCGCCGCTTGGCCGCGTCGATCTCCCGGATCATCTTCTTCTCGAGCGCCGGATCGGCGCAGCGCAGCGGCGAGCCCTCGCTATCCAGAATTCCTTTCCAGCTCGCCTCCTCGTCGTCGGAAGCGCGCGCCGCGCCCACCGACGTGGTGTGCGAGGCCACCTCGATCCCCATCTGGCCCAGCAGCTCCCGGCAGATCGCCCCGACGCCGACGCGTGCCGCCGTCTCGCGCGCCGAAGCCCTCTCCAGGACGTTGCGCGCGTCGTGCGTGTCGTATTTCAGGGATCCCGCCAGATCGGCATGTCCCGGGCGCGGGCGCGAGACCTGCTTCGCCAGGGCCGCCTGGCGCGGCGCGCGCTCGGGGTCCATGGCCGATTGCCAGTTCGGCCAGTCGCGGTTCTCGATGAGCAGCGCGATCGGGCTTCCCAGGGTCAGGCCGAAGCGGATCCCGGCCAGGATGCGCGCCTTGTCCGATTCGATCTTCATGCGGCCGCCGCGCCCGTATCCCAGCATGCGCCGCGCCAGCTGGCGATCGATGGCGGACGACGAAAGCGGCAACCCGGCGGGCATGCCGTCCAGGATGGCGACCAGCGCCGGACCGTGCGACTCTCCGGCGGTCAGGAATCTCAGCAAGATCTTCTCCTCCTCCGAAGCGCGGCATTATCGTCTCCCGCTTCCGCCGCTGTCAAAAGCGCCCCCCCGGCGCTGCCGCCGGTTGCCGCGCTTCGTCCCGTTCGGCTATATTCGAGTGCCCTCAGGGAGATTCTCTTGAAAGTCCTCAACGCCGAGCAGGCAAAAAGCATCGACGAGAGAGCCACGCGCGAGTTCGGCATCCCGGCGATCGTCCTGATGGAGAACGCCGGCTTGCAGGTGGTCGACTACCTGGAAAGCGAGTTCGACGACCTGGACGAGCGCAGCATCCTGGTCCTGTGCGGCAAGGGCAACAACGGCGGCGACGGGATGGTGGCGGCGAAGCACCTGCACAACCGCGGCTACGGCCCGCGGCTGCTCCTGTTCGGACGGAAGTCCGACACCAAGGACGAGGCGCTGGTCAACCTCAAGATCCTGGAGAAATCGGGCGTCGAGATGCTGGAGATCCCCGACATCCGCGGCTGGCACGACTTCCTGCCGGAGCTGTCGCGCTACGACCTGATCGTCGACGCACTGATCGGCATCGGCGTCAAGGGCGGGGTGCGCGGCTTCCTGGAGGAGGTGATGCGCGACGTGAACAACGCCGACGCCGTGCGCCTGTCGATCGACGTCCCTTCGGGACTCTCGGCCGACACCAACGAGATCCCCGGGGTGTGCATCGACGCCGACGCCACCGTCACCTTCGGCTGCCCGAAGATCCCGCACCTGTTCCTGCCGGCGGAGGAGAAGGCGGGCGAGGTCTACATCGCCGACATCGGGTATCCCGCCGAAGCGGTCGAGGCGGAAGGCGTCTGGCTGAACCTGGCCGATCCGGAAGAGCTGGCCGATTACCTCCCGGAGCGCAAGGTGGAGAGCCACAAAGGAGACTACGGCCACCTGCTGGTGGTGGCCGGGTCGAAAGGGAAGCCGGGAGCCGCGCGCATGGTGGCGGAGGGGGCCTTCCGCGCCGGTGTCGGGCTGGTCACCGTGGCGACGCCGGAGAGCGTCCAGCCGATCCTCGCGCCGCAGGTGATGGAGATGATGACCGAGCCGCTGCTGGAGACGCGCGAAGGAACCGTCTCCTCGAAGGCCGGACCCCGAGTCCTGAAGCTGCTCGACGGGAAGGGAGTCCTGACCCTGGGCCCGGGGCTGACCACTGCCGCCGAGACCCAGTCCTTCATCCGCGAGATGGTGGCCGAGACGCGCGTTCCGCTGATCCTGGACGCCGACGGACTGAACGCCTACCAGGGGCACACCGAGATGCTGAACGGCAAGGACCGCCCCCTCATCCTGACGCCGCATCCGGGGGAGATGGGCCGCCTGGTGGGGATGTCGGCCGAGGCGGTGCAGAAGGACCGCCTCGCCATCTGCCGCAAGTTCGCCCGCGAGCACCACTGCTTCGTGACCTTGAAGGGACACCGGACCCTGATCGCCGATCCCGACGGCAACATCTGGGTGAATCCCACCGGGAATCCGGGGATGGCCACGGCGGGCTCGGGCGACGTGCTCACCGGAATCCTCTCCGGCTTCGTGAGCCAGGGGATCCCGATCCTCCACGCCATCCTCCTCGGCGTCTATCTGCACGGGCTGGCCGCCGACCTGTGCGCGCAGCGGCGCGGCGAGCTGCCGCTGATGGCCCGCGACATCGTCGAGCACCTTCCCGAAGCGATGGGCCGGCTGACGCAGGGGTCGGACGGCTCGTCCTGAGTCAGATACTCCCCGGCGTCCGGCGTCCGATCCGGAGGTCCCCATTCCCGATTCCGCGCTCAACGAAAACCACGTCGTGCACGATGAATCCGCCACGCTGGCGCTCGGTGCTTCCCTGGCCGCCCATCTTTCCGCGGGCGACGTCGTGCTGATGGAAGGAGCGCTCGGGTCGGGGAAGACGGCGCTGGCGCGCGGGATTGCCGCCGGGCTGGGAGTGCTGCCGGAGCAGGTCCACTCCCCCACCTTCACGCTGGTGAACCACTACCTGGGTAGACTGCCCGTGTATCACATCGACCTGTACCGCATCCAGAAGCCCTCGGATCTGCTGGAGCTGGGGCTGGAAGAGCTGCTGGGGACCGACGGCGTGGCGCTGGTGGAATGGCCCGAGCGGCTGGGAAGCTGGCTGCCGGATAAGGTGATCCGGGTGTCGATTCAGGATCGGGGCGGGAGCCTGCGGGAGATCCGCGTCGTGGACCGGCGCGCCGGCGGGAATCAGGATTCGGTGCGGTAGTTGGGGGCTTCCTTGGTGATGACCACGTCGTGGGCGTGCGATTCCTTCAATCCGGCGGCGGTGATGCGCAGGAACCTGGCGTCGCGGCGCAGCGCTTCGATGTCGGGGCAGCCGCAATACCCCATCCCGGAGCGCAGGCCTCCCACGAGCTGCGGCACCAGGGCGGTGAGGCTCCCCTTGTAAGGGACCATTCCCTCGATTCCCTCCGGCACCAGCTTCTGCTCCTCGAACTCGTACTCCTGGAAGTAGCGATCGGCGCTGCCGCGCTTCATGGCGCCGATCGATCCCATGCCGCGATACGACTTGAAGGTGCGCCCCTGATAGAGGATCGTCTCGCCGGGCGATTCCTCCGTGCCCGCGAACAGACTGCCGATCATGACGCTGTGCGCGCCGGCGGCGATCGCCTTGGTGATGTCGCCCGAGAACTTGATGCCACCGTCGGCGATCAGCGGGACGTCGTGGCGCTTCCCCGCCTTGGCGCACTCGGCGATCGCCGTGACCTGCGGGACGCCGACCCCGGTGACCACCCGCGTGGTGCAGATCGAGCCGGGGCCGATCCCGACCTTCACGGCGTCCACCCCGGCGCGGATGAGATCTTCCGCCCCTTCCTCCGTCGCCACGTTCCCCGCCACCAGCTCCACGTCCGGAAGGGCCTTCTTGACGGCGCGCACCGAGTCGAGCACTCCTTTGGAATGGCCGTGCGCCGTGTCGATGACCAGCACGTCGACCTTCGCCTCCACCAGGGCGCGCGCCCGGTTCAGCGCCTCCTCCCCCACGCCGATGGCGGCGCCCACGCGCAGCCGGCCGAGCTGGTCCTTGCAAGCGTTCGGGTACTTGATGTTCTTCTGGATGTCCTTGACGGTGATCAGCCCCTTGAGATGGTAGTCCTTGTCCACCACCAGGAGCTTCTCGATCTTGTGCTGGTGCAGGTGGCGCTTGGCCTCCTCCAGCGTCGTCCCGACCGGGACGGTGACCAGGTTCTTCTTGGTCATCAAATCCGAGATCGGCAGATCGAGGCGGGTCTCGAAGCGCAGGTCGCGGTTGGTCAGGATTCCCACCAGGCGGCCGCCCGCGTCGGTGATCGGTACCCCCGAGATCTTGTACTTGCGCATCACCTCGAGCGCCTCGAAGATGCGGTTCTCGGGATGCATGGTAATCGGATCGACGATCATGCCGCTCTCCGAGCGCTTGACCTTGTCGACCTCCAGGACCTGGTCCTCCACCGTCAGGTTCTTGTGGACGATCCCCAGCCCCCCCTGCTGCGCCATCGCGATCGCCAGGCGCGACTCGGTGACCGTGTCCATGGCAGCGGAAACGATCGGGATGTTCAGGCGGATCCGGCGGGTGAGCCGGGTGCCGGTGTCGGCTCGCGAGGGGAGCACCTCGCTGCCGGCCGGCTTCAGCAGCACGTCGTCGAACGTCAGCCCCTCGGGAATCTGGCCGTCTATCATCGACTCCGCCTTCGGCTTCGTCTTTGTATCATCGTCTCCGGCTTCGCCTCCGACTTTGGTTCATCAGCTCCACCTCATCCGCGCACCCCGTGCACGACCTTTCCCTCCGCGGCCCCGTGGCATTTCTTGTACTTCTTGCCGGAGCCGCATGGACAGGGGTCGTTGCGCCCCACCTTGGTCCCCGCCGCCGCCCGGCGCGGCTCGGCCGCCTCCTTGGCGGGCGCCGAGTAGGTGAGGTCCCGCTCGCGCTTCTCCTGCATCTGCTCGCGCTCCTTCTGGATGACCGGCTCCATCAGGAACAGGAAGCGGACGATGTCGTTCTCGATCCGCTCCTTCATCGCGGAGAACATCTCGAAGGACTCGCGTTTGTACTCGGTGAGGGGATCGCGCTGGCCGTAGCCGCGCAGGCCTATCCCCTCCTTCAGATGGTCCATGTTGAGCAGGTGGTCCTTCCACTGGGTGTCGATCACGTTCAGCATCACCAGCCGCTCGTGCTGGCGCATGATCTCGGGCCCGAGCGCCGCTTCCTTCTCGGCGTAGCGCTTGCCGATGGCTTCCCACAACGCCTTGCGCAGCTCCGCCCGCGACACCGCATGGAAGTCGACTCCGGCCTTGACCGGATCGATGCCGAACTGGCGCTGCATCTGCAGGGTCATCTCGGGGATCGACCACTCTTCCGGATCCACTCCCTCGGGGGCATAGGTGTCGAGAATCCAGTCGAGGATATCCTCCATCTTCGTGGACAGGTACTCGCTCTGTCCTTTCCCTTCCAGCAGCTCGCGGCGCAGCGAGTAGATCTCCACGCGCTGCATGTTCATCACGTCATCGTATTCCAGCAGGTGCTTGCGGATGTCGAAGTTGCGCGCCTCCACCTGCTTCTGGGCCCGCTCGATGGAGCGGGACACCATCGGATGGATGATCGGAACGTCCTCCTCCATCCCCAGCTTCAGCATCAGCCCTTTGAGCCGATCGGAGCCGAAGATGCGCAGCAGGTCGTCCTCCAGGCTCAGGTAGAAGCGCGACGAGCCGGGATCGCCCTGGCGTCCGGCGCGCCCGCGCAGCTGGTTGTCGATGCGCCGCGCCTCGTGGCGCTCCGTCCCCAGGATGTGCAGCCCCCCCAGCACCACCACCCGATCGTGCTCCTCGACGCAGTGCGCTCTGGCCTCCTCCAGCGCGGCCGTCAGCGCGGCTTCCGCCTGCTCGGGGGTCTCGAGCGTCTGGGAGGTCACGGCGCGCTTCGCCTGGAACTCGGGGTTGCCTCCCAGCAGGATGTCGGTGCCGCGGCCCGCCATGTTGGTGGCGATGGTCACTGCGGCGAGCCGGCCGGCTTGCGCTACGATCTCCGCCTCGCGCTCGTGGTACTTGGCGTTGAGCACCACGTGCGGCACTCCTTTGCGCTTGAGCAGCGAAGAGAGATGCTCCGATTTCTCGATCGACACGGTGCCCACCAGGACCGGCTGCCCCTTCTGGTGCAGCTCCTCGATCTCCCCCACCACCGCGCGGTACTTCTCCTCCTCGGTGCGGTAGATCACGTCGGGGTTCTCGACGCGGATGAGATCGCGGTTGGTCGGGACGATCGTCACCTCCAGCTTGTAGATCTTGTCGAACTCCACCGCCTCGGTGTCGGCCGTCCCGGTCATCCCCGAGAGCTTGTCGTACATGCGGAAGTAGTTCTGGAAGGTGATGGTCGCGAGGGTCTGGTTCTCCTTCTCGATCTTGACCTTTTCCTTGGCCTCCACCGCCTGGTGCAGCCCGTCGCTCCAGCGCCGCCCCGGCATCAGGCGGCCGGTGAACTCGTCGACGATGACCACCTGGCCTTCCTTGACCATGTAGTCGACGTCGCGGCGGAACAGGATGTGGGCGCGCAGCGCCTGCTGCACGCAGTGGTTCAGCTCCATGAACTCCGGGTCGTAGAGGTTCGGCACGCCCAGGGCCTTCTCCACCGTCTCGACGCCGGTTTCCGTCAGGTTCACGGTGCGCGCCTTCTCATCGACCTTGAAGTCGTCCTCCTGCTTCAGGCGCGGGATGATGCGGTCCGACTCGTAGTACTTGTCGGTGGACTCGTCCGAGGGGCCGCTGATGATGAGCGGCGTGCGCGCCTCGTCGATCAGGATCGAGTCGACCTCGTCGACGATGGCGAAGACGTGGCCGCGCTGCACGAAGGAGTCGAGCGAATACTTCATGTTGTCGCGCAGGTAGTCGAAGCCGAACTCGTTGTTGGTTCCGTAGGTCACGTCGGCGCCGTAGGCGACCTGGCGCTGGGCGTCGGTCAGCTCGTGCTGGATCACCCCCACCGACAATCCGAGGAAACGGTAGATCCGGCCCATCCAGTCGGCGTCGCGGCGCGCCAGGTAGTCGTTGACGGTGATGATGTGGACGCCTTTCCCCGGCAGCGCGTTGAGGTAGGCGGGCAGGGTGGCGACCAGGGTCTTCCCCTCCCCGGTCTTCATCTCGGCGATCTTGCCCTGGTGCAGGACCATGCCGCCGATCAGCTGCACGTCGAAGTGGCGCATCCCCAGGACGCGCCGTCCCGCCTCGCGAACCACCGCGAAGGCTTCGTGCAGCAGGTCGTCCAGCTCCTCCCCCTGCTCCAATCGGGCGCGGAACTCGGCGGTCTTGGCGCGCAGCTGCTCGTCGCCGAGTCCCTGCAGGGAAGGCTCGAGGGCCCCGATCGCCGCCACGCGGGGCTGGAGCTTCTTCAGCTCGCGCTCGTTCTTGCTGCCGATGACTAGCTTGAGTGCCTGGTCGAGGAACATCCGGCCCCTTTATTTTTCAAGACGATACCGCAGAGGCCGCGGGAGCGTCAAACCGCGGAGGGTGCGCTCAAGGAACGAAAAAAGGGCGGAAGGTGCCGCTTTCCGCCCCGGCTGAAGATACGCTCGTCGTTCAATAGGTCCTGAAATCGTCCAGGATGTAGCGCGTCGGATCCACCGCCCGCTGGTGCACCACCACCTCATAGTGAAGATGCGGGCCGGTGCTCCGCCCGGTGCTCCCCACCATGCCGATCACGTCTCCGCGATGCACCCGCTGCCCCGGCCGCACCATGAACCTCTGCAGGTGGCCGTAGTGGGTCACCATGCCGTAACCATGGGAGATGACCAGGAAATTCCCATATCCTCCCGTGGGGCCCGCCATCGTGACGATGCCGTCCGCCGGGGCCACCACCTTGGTCCCCGGCGCGGCGGCGATGTCCAGCCCCTGGTGGAAATCGCGCTCGCCCGTGAAGGGGTCTTTCCGCCAGCCGTAGCCGTTGCCGTACAGCCCGCGCACCGGAAGGATCGACGGCGTGGAGGCCAGGAAGGCGACCTGCTTCTGAAACGCCGGCTCCATCGCTTCCAGGCTCTGCTGCAGTTCCTGCGATCGACCCTCCAGCACCTTCAGCTCGCGCTGCACGAAGCGCGCCCCGTCGACCGGTCCGAGGTTCTGCAGGCTCAGCCCTCCACCGGCCGGCGTCCTCTGTGACAGCGGCAGCCTGGCCACTCCGAGGACCAGGCCCATCTCGCTGGTGCGCGACTCGAAGTCGGCCATCTTGCGCCGCAGGTCGCTCAGCGCCAGATCGACTTCCTCCGTCGTCTTCTTCAGCTCCTCGTTCTGCCGGGACAGCCGCGAGGTGACCCAGCTCAGGTAGGTGGTGCGCAGGACGAAATGGGGCAACAGAATCCCGGACAGGAGGAGGGCCACGAGGGTCACCCCCATCACCAGGACGAAGTTTCTCGAGACCTTCAGCCGGCGGGACTTCTCGGCCGCGTGAGGCACGATCATGATGGTGTAGAACTTGCGGTTCTTCCCGCTCACGGCGTCCCTCGCGCTAAAAAGGGGGGCATGCTAGCACGCACCCCCCGGAGGGTCAAGGAATTCATTCTCCAGCTACTTCCGCCCGCCGGAATCCATGGGAGATCCATGGCCCGCTTAGACTATATATGCGAAAATAAAATTGACAATATATTCAATTATGATATTTCATATTATTACTGCATTGCGTATTTTCAACCTTCGATGTTTCAGCCACTTGCGGCTCAAGACCCAACCGAAAGTTGCATCTTCATGGCGCTTTGAGGAGAATGCCGCATGCCAAAACCCGCCCGCCCTCCCCTCGACGACTCCCAGATGGCCGGCCAGCTGTTGTTCATCGGCATCGACGGCACCTCGCTGTCGGACGAGCTGGCGCGGCGCCTGCGCTCGGTTTCCCCGGGGGGCATCATCCTGTTCGCCAGAAACCTGGTGGACGGCCAGCAAGTCGCCGCCTTCTGCCGCGAGCTCGACACGCTGCTCCCCGTCCGCCCCTTCCTGGCGATCGATCAGGAGGGAGGCCGGGTGAACCGATTGAAAGGAATCTTTCCCGAGATTCCTCCGAACCTTCACCTGGCGGGACAAGAGGACGCCGAGGAGAGGGTCCGGACCCACGGACGTGAAACCGGCAGGGGGCTGCGCCTGCTCGGATTCAACCTGAACTTCGCCCCCGTCCTCGATCTCTCCACCGCCGAATCTCCCAACGGGATTGGCGACCGCGCCTATGGATCCGACCCGCGGCGCGTGGCACAGCTGGCGGAGATCTTCCTCGACGCCCAGCGGGGGGAGGGGGTACTGGGATGCGGCAAGCATTTCCCGGGTCTGGGGGAAGGAAGGGTCGACTCGCACCTGGATCTGCCGGTGATCACGAAGTCATCTGCCGCCCTGTGGAGCCGTGACCTCGTTCCCTATCGCGAGCTGCGCGACCGGCTGCCGATGATCATGGTCGGGCACGCTTTTTACCCCGATCTTCAGGGCCCCGCGCCGGGTCCCGCAACCCTTTCGGAGCCGGTGGTGCAGCGGCTGCTGCGCGAGCGCATCGGCTACCGCGGCGTGATCCTGACCGATGATCTGGAGATGGGGGCCGTGGATCAGAAAGCCGATCCGGGTGAAGTCGCCTGGCAGGCGCTGCAGGCGGGGAACGACATGATGATGTACTGCAAGTCGTGGGAGCGGATCGAGGCGGCGCATCACTTCCTGCACCGCAAAATCCGCTCCGGCTCGCTGCCCACCCGCAGGCTCAACGCCTCGCTGGAGCGGCTCTTCGATCTCAAGGATGCCCTGGCCTCCGCCGGCGCACCGGCTCCTTTCAGGAGCAGCGCGCTGCAGGAGGTCTGCCAGGTGCTGGGCCGCCTCGATGCGACGGAGAGTTGAGCTTCATTCCTCCAGCGCCGGCTTCCCGGTGAGCCGCCGGAAGATCTCCAGGTAGCGATCGCGCGTGCCCGCCACCACCTCCGGCGGAAGCGTCGGAACCGGAGGCTGCTTGTTCCAGCCGATCCCTTCCAGATAATTCCGCACGTACTGCTTGTCGAACGAATCCTGGCTCCTTCCCGGAGCGTACCCGTCGGCCGGCCAGAAGCGCGAGGAGTCGGGCGTCAGCACTTCGTCCGCCAGGAGGATCGAGCCGTCGACGGTGCCGAACTCGAACTTCGTGTCGGCGATCAGGATGCCGGCCGACTCGGCATGCCGGCTGGCGGCGAGGTAGACCGCCAGGCTCAGCTCCTTCAGGCGGCGGGCCGTGTCGCTTCCCACCAGCTGCTCGAGCTGCGCCATCGAGATGTTCTCGTCGTGGCCGGTCGTCGCCTTCGTGGAGGGGGTGAAGATCGGCTCCGGCAGCTTGCTCGATTCCTTCAGCCCGGCGGGCAGCGGCACGCCGGAGACCGACCGGGTCTTCTGATACTCCTTCCAGCCCGAGCCTGCCAGGTAGCCGCGCACCACGCACTCCGCCGGGAACATCGAGGCCTTGCGCGCCAGCGTCGAGCGGCCCGCCAGGACCGCGGCGTGCGGCCGCAGAGTGGCGGGAAACTCGGTGAAGCGGCCGGTGATCAGGTGATTGGGAACGATCTCGCGGGTCTTCGCGAACCAGAAGAGCGACAGCTGGTTCAGGACCTTCCCTTTGTCCGGGATGCCGTTGGGGAGGACATAGTCGAAGGCCGAGATCCGATCGGTCGAGACGATGAGAAGGTCTCCGCCCACCTGGTAGATGTCGCGCACCTTGCCGCGACTCGCGAGTATCAGGTCGGAAAGATGGGTTTCGAGCACGAACTCCGGCGCCGTCATGAGTGCCTCCGGAAAGGGATGACGATGTGGCAAGAGGCGGCATTCTAGCCGCGCCGGATCGCGGCGTCAACGCTGAGGAAAAGCGGTTTTTCGGTACCGGGCGCGCCGGACGCCCTCAGTGATGGCTTTCGGGGGGATGAATCTTCTTGTTGAGCAGGCGCCGCTCGAACACTCCCAGGATGGTCAGCGTCAGAAAGATCAGGGCGGTCGCGATCAGCGCCAGGACGTAGTGTGCCAATCCGACCAGCAATCCGACCGATGCCACCGACCAGATGAGCGCCGCCGTGGTCAATCCGGCGATCTGGCCGCGCGACTGGATGATGGTTCCCGCTCCCAGAAAGCCGATGCCGGTCACCACCTGGGCCGCCACCCGGCCCGGATCGCCCGGCCTTCCCTCTCCGGCGACGGCGGCCGCAAGCAGAGAAACCTCCATGAAATAGCAGGAGCCGAGGCAGATCAGGATGTTCGTCCGGAAGCCGGCGGATTTGCGCTTCAGCTCCCGCTCGACGCCGATGATGCCGCCGCACACGATGGCCAGCGCCGACTTCAGCAGAAAGCCGTTCAGAAGGTGCAGCTCGTTCGTCAGTTCGGGGATCATCGGGTTCGCCACCTGTCCGTCGGCGTGAATCTAGTGCCGCCGGTGCCCCCCGGCAAGGCGGTGTTTCGACTCCGGAATCCCTTCCGCGCGGTTTCCCCGGCAGCCCTACTCCTCCGGAGCGGCGGGCACGAAGGGATGGGCAATCCCCTCGCGGGCCGCCTCGAGGGAGGTGGTCAGCCGCCCTTCGAGGCGCACCTCGCTGCGCTCGTCGAGCGACTGCGCGCTGCGGTAGTGGGCCAGCGCCTCGTCACGCTTTCCCTGCCGGTCGAGGATCTGGCCGGCCCAGACATGGCTCCAGGCGAGCTCCATCCGCCGGGTCCGGTCGCCCATGCGGATGACCTGTTCGTACTGCTCCAGCGCCTGCGCCAGCTTTCCCTGGACGTGCAACGCCTGCGCCAGCCAGAAGCGCGCCTCCAGGTCCGCCGGGTCCAGCTCCACGGCGGCCGAGAGCTCCTGCTCCGCTTCCGCGTTCTTCGCGGAGGTCAGCATCGACCGTCCGAGCGCGACGCGGTAGGGCACCGTCTCTTCCACCACCACCTTGCGTACCAGGTCGCGCGGCACCCGCGAGCCGCGGGCCCGCGACAGGTATTCCTTCCACTCCGATTCCGCCTGCCGCAGGCTCCGTCCGTAGATCTTCTCGAAGCTGGCCAGGTTCTCTTCGTGCACCGCCGCGTCGGGGCTGTTGACCAGCTGCGCATAGGCCTGCCGGAGCTTCGGCCAGCCATAGGTCGCCTCGAGATAGTCGGTGAAGCAGGCCGCCTCCGGATAGGCGATGCGCGGCCGCGTCAGGTCCTCTCCGAAGCTGGTGTCCTCCATCAGATCCCCGAGCGGGATCAGCGCCCCCTCGCGCAGGAAGCCGCGGCACCAGTCGGTGGGCGTGGCGCGATACTTGCCGGCGTTGTCGAAGCTCTTCTCGCGCGCGGTAGCCAGCCCTTCGGCGAACAGCACCGGCGGCATGCCGATGCGCGAGGCCGCCAGGTGCACCAGCTCGTGCCAGGGATCGATCTTGCGCCGCGGACCGTAGACCTCGACGATCGTCCGGCCGTAGGTCCAGCCGTCGGCCCGGTGGCCCGTCAGCTTGCGCGCGGTCTCGGCGTCCGGGTAGAAGAAGAACACGGTCTTTCCCGGCAGCTTCACGTCGAAATCCTTGAGCAGCTTCGCCAGGATCTTCTCGCGCTGCGGGACGATCGTCTCGAGCGCCTTCTCCGCCTCGGAGCCGGGAAAGTAGTAGAAGACGAAAGAAGGGCTCTCGCGGACCAGGAACGACGGGTAGACGCGCCCCTCCCATTCCACCCCGGTGGTCCCCAGGCGCGAAGGCTGCAGCAGGTAGTCGCCCCGGTAGGGGGGCTCGAAATGGAATTCGCGAGCCTCGCGGTGCACGACCCCTTCGCCCCCGGAAGCTTCCAGCTCCACGCGCAGAGCTCCATGGTCGGGGCGCACGAAGAAATCGACGCTGAACTCACCCGATTGCGCCGGCGGCAGGAGGACCGGGTAGCCCACCTCCCAGAACACCCCGGACGCGGAATCGGCGTAATAGGTCCGCACCCGAAGGACCAGGCTCGTGGCGGTGGAGGCTCCGTTGCGGTAATCGAGCTTGAGGGTGTTCCTCCCCCAGGCCACCCGGCCGAAGCGGGCCGGCTGCAGCACGATCGCGGGAGGGGCCTCGGCGTCCTCGGTGGGAGAACCCGGTGCGGGGGCGAGCAGGAGGAGCGCCACGGCGAGAAGCGGAATCATGGATCCAGGCGCGATTTTAGCACGCCGTCGTGCCGTGCCCCGATCAGGAAGGTGGCGCGGCGCCGTCGGGCCCCATCGTCGGAGGGCGCGGCGAGGCGGGAGCGGTCGGAGTGCTTTCCTTCTGGGCGGGGTCCACCGACACGATGTAGGCCACTGGAGCATCGAAGCGCCCGAGCGCGTCCTTGAGGACCGTTCCTTCGGCCCAAGGGAACTCCTGCGCCAGGGTGGTGAACAGCGGGAAGAACTTCCGGTGGTTCTCGAGGACGAACTCCTGCTTCCCCAGGGCGCGCCGGACGCGCGCCATGTCGAGCGTCGCGGGATCGTCGTGCAGGACCACGAACTGCTGCCGGGTAAAGGTGAGGAAGCGCAGCGCCTCGGGCTGCTCGCTGGCGAAGACGTGCACCGGATGATCGGGGGCCCGGCTGGCGGCGTACAGCCCCATGATGGTCTGCGGCGCCGCGTAGTAGAACATCGCCTTGGGGCTGCGGCCGGCGCGCAGGAAGTACTGCTCGACGCTCGCTCCCGCCGCGAGCGCGAGGACACCTGCCGTCACCGCGAGGCGCACCACCGGGCGCGTTCCGCAGCAGCGCAGCGTGATCTCATCCAGGCCGATTGCCCCCATGAAGCAGAGCAGCGGCACCAGCCCGATCAGCCTCGTCAGGCTGGGACCGGCCAGTCCCACTCCCGCCACGATCGCCGCGTAGAGGAGCAGGATCATCCCCTCCCCTTCGCCCCGCCTCCGCACGAAGCGGGCCGCCACGGCCACCATCCCCAGGGCCATCAGGGCCGCGGCGACGGCCGTCTCGGGCGCGCGCCCGACGGCGGCGTAGACCAGGCTCACGCCGTCGCCGAAGAACCAGCGCGATTGCATCACTCCGAAGCGGGCCGGGTAGAAGGCCGGCATCAGCAGGGAATAGAGCAGGTTCGCGGGAATCGACGCGTCGGGAGTC
Above is a genomic segment from Candidatus Polarisedimenticolia bacterium containing:
- a CDS encoding phosphoribosylaminoimidazolesuccinocarboxamide synthase; translated protein: MTAPEFVLETHLSDLILASRGKVRDIYQVGGDLLIVSTDRISAFDYVLPNGIPDKGKVLNQLSLFWFAKTREIVPNHLITGRFTEFPATLRPHAAVLAGRSTLARKASMFPAECVVRGYLAGSGWKEYQKTRSVSGVPLPAGLKESSKLPEPIFTPSTKATTGHDENISMAQLEQLVGSDTARRLKELSLAVYLAASRHAESAGILIADTKFEFGTVDGSILLADEVLTPDSSRFWPADGYAPGRSQDSFDKQYVRNYLEGIGWNKQPPVPTLPPEVVAGTRDRYLEIFRRLTGKPALEE
- a CDS encoding M23 family metallopeptidase, which gives rise to MSGKNRKFYTIMIVPHAAEKSRRLKVSRNFVLVMGVTLVALLLSGILLPHFVLRTTYLSWVTSRLSRQNEELKKTTEEVDLALSDLRRKMADFESRTSEMGLVLGVARLPLSQRTPAGGGLSLQNLGPVDGARFVQRELKVLEGRSQELQQSLEAMEPAFQKQVAFLASTPSILPVRGLYGNGYGWRKDPFTGERDFHQGLDIAAAPGTKVVAPADGIVTMAGPTGGYGNFLVISHGYGMVTHYGHLQRFMVRPGQRVHRGDVIGMVGSTGRSTGPHLHYEVVVHQRAVDPTRYILDDFRTY
- the nagZ gene encoding beta-N-acetylhexosaminidase, giving the protein MPKPARPPLDDSQMAGQLLFIGIDGTSLSDELARRLRSVSPGGIILFARNLVDGQQVAAFCRELDTLLPVRPFLAIDQEGGRVNRLKGIFPEIPPNLHLAGQEDAEERVRTHGRETGRGLRLLGFNLNFAPVLDLSTAESPNGIGDRAYGSDPRRVAQLAEIFLDAQRGEGVLGCGKHFPGLGEGRVDSHLDLPVITKSSAALWSRDLVPYRELRDRLPMIMVGHAFYPDLQGPAPGPATLSEPVVQRLLRERIGYRGVILTDDLEMGAVDQKADPGEVAWQALQAGNDMMMYCKSWERIEAAHHFLHRKIRSGSLPTRRLNASLERLFDLKDALASAGAPAPFRSSALQEVCQVLGRLDATES
- the secA gene encoding preprotein translocase subunit SecA, whose product is MFLDQALKLVIGSKNERELKKLQPRVAAIGALEPSLQGLGDEQLRAKTAEFRARLEQGEELDDLLHEAFAVVREAGRRVLGMRHFDVQLIGGMVLHQGKIAEMKTGEGKTLVATLPAYLNALPGKGVHIITVNDYLARRDADWMGRIYRFLGLSVGVIQHELTDAQRQVAYGADVTYGTNNEFGFDYLRDNMKYSLDSFVQRGHVFAIVDEVDSILIDEARTPLIISGPSDESTDKYYESDRIIPRLKQEDDFKVDEKARTVNLTETGVETVEKALGVPNLYDPEFMELNHCVQQALRAHILFRRDVDYMVKEGQVVIVDEFTGRLMPGRRWSDGLHQAVEAKEKVKIEKENQTLATITFQNYFRMYDKLSGMTGTADTEAVEFDKIYKLEVTIVPTNRDLIRVENPDVIYRTEEEKYRAVVGEIEELHQKGQPVLVGTVSIEKSEHLSSLLKRKGVPHVVLNAKYHEREAEIVAQAGRLAAVTIATNMAGRGTDILLGGNPEFQAKRAVTSQTLETPEQAEAALTAALEEARAHCVEEHDRVVVLGGLHILGTERHEARRIDNQLRGRAGRQGDPGSSRFYLSLEDDLLRIFGSDRLKGLMLKLGMEEDVPIIHPMVSRSIERAQKQVEARNFDIRKHLLEYDDVMNMQRVEIYSLRRELLEGKGQSEYLSTKMEDILDWILDTYAPEGVDPEEWSIPEMTLQMQRQFGIDPVKAGVDFHAVSRAELRKALWEAIGKRYAEKEAALGPEIMRQHERLVMLNVIDTQWKDHLLNMDHLKEGIGLRGYGQRDPLTEYKRESFEMFSAMKERIENDIVRFLFLMEPVIQKEREQMQEKRERDLTYSAPAKEAAEPRRAAAGTKVGRNDPCPCGSGKKYKKCHGAAEGKVVHGVRG